One genomic window of Jatrophihabitans sp. includes the following:
- a CDS encoding YhjD/YihY/BrkB family envelope integrity protein — protein sequence MSRAWNDRVLGLSAEAAFWQLLSLPSLFLALLAALGYFSEWAGQGTVDRVQQNLLITFSRAFSDEVVDQLIAPVVQQVLREGRADVISVGFAIALWAGSSATATFVNTITIAYGMRDLRGAVRSRLLALGIYLGSIVVGVIVLPALVLGPALLPKLFPEGARETADRVIGDAYWPVVMLLLLVGLTSLYHLAPPRRLPWRRGLPGALLAMVIFLAGSWGLRFYISFIVAQNNAYGTLAAPIAALLFFFLLALGVLLGAELNAEIEQRSPTTTAKVRGAGRGWKPYTPSPELGQPAAPAREASAQEAETRGASAETRRASAQEAETRRASAQEAVTREASAQDLPTQEAAPVQATPPARAARSAKAARSAPPAKAARSAPPAKAAQPVQAVRPAQDDPPPGSDS from the coding sequence GTGTCCCGGGCCTGGAACGACCGGGTGCTCGGGCTGTCGGCCGAGGCCGCCTTCTGGCAGCTGCTGTCGTTGCCGTCGTTGTTCCTGGCGTTGCTGGCCGCGCTGGGTTACTTCTCCGAGTGGGCCGGGCAGGGCACCGTCGACCGGGTGCAGCAGAACCTGCTGATCACCTTCTCCCGGGCGTTCAGTGACGAGGTGGTCGACCAGCTGATCGCGCCGGTGGTGCAACAGGTGCTGCGTGAGGGCCGGGCCGACGTCATCTCGGTCGGCTTCGCGATCGCCCTGTGGGCCGGTTCCTCGGCCACCGCCACCTTCGTCAACACCATCACCATCGCCTACGGGATGCGCGACTTGCGCGGCGCGGTTCGCAGCAGGCTGCTGGCCCTGGGCATCTACCTGGGTTCGATCGTGGTGGGCGTGATCGTGCTGCCGGCCCTGGTGCTGGGACCGGCCCTGCTGCCCAAGCTGTTTCCCGAAGGAGCCCGCGAGACGGCGGACCGGGTGATCGGCGACGCCTACTGGCCGGTGGTCATGCTGTTGCTGCTGGTCGGGCTGACCAGTCTCTATCACCTGGCGCCGCCGCGACGGCTGCCGTGGCGGCGTGGCCTGCCCGGCGCGCTGCTGGCCATGGTGATCTTCTTGGCCGGATCCTGGGGGCTGCGCTTCTACATCAGCTTCATCGTCGCCCAGAACAACGCCTACGGAACGCTGGCCGCCCCGATCGCCGCGCTGCTGTTCTTCTTCCTGCTGGCGCTGGGCGTGCTGCTGGGCGCCGAACTCAACGCCGAGATCGAGCAGCGCTCGCCGACCACCACGGCCAAGGTGCGCGGCGCGGGCCGCGGCTGGAAGCCCTACACCCCCAGCCCCGAGCTCGGCCAGCCCGCCGCGCCCGCGCGGGAAGCCTCAGCCCAGGAAGCGGAGACGCGGGGGGCCTCAGCGGAGACGCGGCGGGCGTCAGCTCAGGAAGCGGAGACGCGGCGGGCGTCAGCTCAGGAAGCGGTAACGCGGGAGGCGTCAGCCCAAGACTTGCCTACTCAAGAGGCGGCGCCGGTTCAGGCGACCCCGCCGGCCAGGGCGGCCCGATCGGCCAAGGCGGCGCGATCAGCTCCGCCGGCCAAGGCGGCCCGATCAGCTCCGCCGGCCAAGGCGGCCCAGCCCGTTCAGGCGGTCCGACCGGCTCAGGACGATCCGCCGCCGGGCAGTGACTCGTAG
- a CDS encoding DUF3039 domain-containing protein: MTTQTLDAPKTSDADQRDQVFHYVRKNKVAESAVLGTMVEALCGEVFPVTRAAKPGSPVCSRCKEIYESLPGGGSS; encoded by the coding sequence GTGACTACCCAGACCCTGGATGCCCCGAAGACCTCTGACGCCGATCAGCGCGACCAGGTCTTTCACTACGTCCGCAAGAACAAGGTCGCCGAGAGCGCGGTGCTAGGCACCATGGTCGAGGCACTGTGCGGCGAGGTCTTTCCGGTCACCCGGGCGGCCAAGCCGGGCTCACCGGTGTGCTCGCGCTGCAAGGAGATCTACGAGTCACTGCCCGGCGGCGGATCGTCCTGA
- a CDS encoding DUF3099 domain-containing protein, whose product MRPSRDHGDRPILITEAPINADVEFDRRRKRYLVMMALRAVCIVGAASTFSLSGWLAAGFVAAALVLPWSAVLIANDRPPKQELRFRRFVGVDEMAQRQLTSGDPQPPAADPRQPTEPRIIDI is encoded by the coding sequence GTGCGCCCGTCCAGAGACCATGGTGACCGCCCGATCCTCATCACCGAGGCACCGATCAACGCAGACGTCGAGTTCGATCGCCGTCGCAAGCGGTACCTGGTGATGATGGCGCTGCGTGCCGTGTGCATCGTCGGCGCCGCGAGCACCTTCTCCCTCTCGGGCTGGCTCGCGGCCGGGTTCGTGGCCGCCGCGCTGGTGCTGCCCTGGTCGGCGGTGCTGATCGCCAACGACCGCCCGCCCAAGCAGGAGCTGCGATTCCGCCGGTTCGTCGGCGTCGACGAGATGGCCCAGCGCCAACTGACCTCCGGCGATCCGCAGCCGCCCGCGGCTGATCCACGGCAGCCGACCGAGCCTCGGATCATCGATATCTGA
- a CDS encoding methyltransferase, producing the protein MKVAPLFPAAVLDQLGQALRDRFGSVAVTEVLGLPGEAALSRGDLSGADRLTRQGSETETLIRLFLLGLPVSRAAAGAALRPLPLAEAEAAGLVEESAGQLRAALDVRPYSETDGPDWWVVSDLGAEVRPGPLHPEHVLGIGSAGLTLAEATVRGPVRRALDVGTGCGVQALHLSEHSEAVTATDLSERALRMAATTAALNARSWDLRQGSLLEPVAQERFDLIVSNPPFIVGPGFGPTSGGFRYRDSGLPGDSVCAELVRGLPGRLTEGGTGQLLANWIIDGSQSWQERVSSWLPATGCQAWVWQREVAEPGEYVALWLRDAGEQPGAPGWQQRYDHWLDWFAANGVAGIGMGLVSVRRTGDQDSQVVCQDVPQAHEHPIGDAIEDWFGRGAWLRGRSVAQLLDARLVAAPGLVRSTHSVISAEGWQPALVQLRQSGGLRWELEVDDAVAALVTACTGEPTLGVVLSVLAAAVSASVDEVTAALIPVVRDLIERGFLVPVDLAPVDLVPVDLAPNAIDGGQR; encoded by the coding sequence ATGAAGGTGGCGCCGCTGTTCCCGGCGGCCGTCCTGGACCAGCTCGGCCAGGCTCTGCGGGATCGGTTCGGCTCGGTCGCGGTGACCGAGGTGCTGGGGTTGCCCGGTGAGGCGGCGCTGTCGCGCGGTGACCTCAGCGGCGCCGACCGGCTGACCCGGCAGGGCTCGGAGACCGAGACGTTGATCCGGCTGTTCCTGCTCGGGTTGCCGGTCTCGCGCGCCGCCGCCGGGGCCGCGCTGCGCCCGCTGCCGCTGGCCGAAGCCGAGGCAGCCGGGCTGGTCGAGGAGTCAGCCGGCCAGCTCCGGGCGGCGTTGGATGTGCGGCCCTATTCCGAGACCGACGGGCCGGACTGGTGGGTGGTCTCAGATCTGGGAGCCGAGGTGCGGCCAGGCCCGTTGCATCCCGAGCACGTGCTGGGCATCGGCTCGGCGGGCCTGACGCTGGCCGAGGCCACCGTCCGGGGCCCGGTGCGACGCGCGCTGGATGTCGGCACCGGCTGCGGTGTGCAGGCGCTGCACCTGTCCGAGCACAGCGAGGCGGTCACCGCGACCGACCTGAGCGAGCGCGCGCTGCGGATGGCTGCCACCACGGCGGCGCTGAACGCCAGGAGTTGGGACCTGCGGCAGGGCTCGTTGCTGGAGCCGGTCGCGCAGGAGCGGTTCGACCTGATCGTGTCCAACCCGCCGTTCATCGTCGGGCCCGGCTTCGGGCCTACCTCCGGCGGCTTTCGCTATCGCGACAGCGGCCTGCCCGGCGACTCGGTGTGCGCCGAGCTGGTGCGCGGGCTACCGGGACGGTTGACCGAGGGCGGCACCGGGCAGCTGCTGGCGAACTGGATCATCGACGGCTCCCAGAGCTGGCAGGAGCGGGTTTCGAGCTGGTTGCCGGCGACCGGGTGCCAGGCCTGGGTCTGGCAGCGAGAGGTGGCCGAGCCCGGTGAGTACGTGGCGCTGTGGCTGCGCGACGCCGGTGAGCAGCCCGGCGCCCCCGGCTGGCAGCAGCGTTATGACCACTGGCTGGACTGGTTCGCCGCGAACGGAGTGGCCGGCATCGGAATGGGCCTGGTCAGCGTGCGGCGCACCGGGGACCAGGACTCGCAGGTGGTGTGCCAGGACGTTCCCCAGGCCCATGAGCACCCGATCGGCGACGCCATCGAGGACTGGTTCGGACGCGGCGCCTGGCTGCGCGGCAGGTCGGTCGCTCAGCTGCTGGACGCCCGGCTGGTAGCCGCACCCGGCCTGGTGCGCTCGACCCACTCGGTGATCAGCGCCGAGGGCTGGCAGCCGGCGCTGGTGCAGCTGCGCCAGTCCGGCGGCCTGCGCTGGGAACTGGAGGTCGATGACGCGGTCGCGGCGCTGGTGACGGCCTGCACCGGTGAGCCCACACTGGGCGTTGTGCTCAGCGTGCTGGCGGCCGCGGTCTCAGCCAGCGTGGACGAGGTGACCGCCGCTCTGATCCCTGTCGTGCGCGATTTGATCGAACGCGGTTTTCTCGTGCCCGTTGATCTCGCGCCCGTTGATCTCGTACCCGTTGATCTCGCGCCCAATGCCATCGACGGCGGTCAACGATGA
- the dtd gene encoding D-aminoacyl-tRNA deacylase: MRAVLQRVSHASVTVAGQVRGEIGAGLLVLVGVTHTDTEREARWLAGKVGRLRVLRDGARDEGSAASLGAPALVISQFTLYADTASGRRPSWQAAAPAGQAEPLVTAFCAELRALGLPVETGEFGATMAVHSVNDGPLTILLETPERH; this comes from the coding sequence ATGAGAGCTGTCCTGCAACGGGTTTCGCACGCCTCGGTGACGGTCGCCGGCCAGGTGCGCGGCGAGATCGGCGCCGGCCTGCTGGTGCTGGTCGGCGTCACCCATACCGACACCGAGCGGGAGGCGCGCTGGCTGGCCGGCAAGGTCGGGCGATTGCGGGTGCTGCGTGACGGTGCCCGGGATGAGGGCTCGGCTGCCTCGCTCGGCGCGCCGGCCCTGGTCATCAGCCAGTTCACGCTATACGCCGACACCGCCTCCGGACGTCGACCCAGCTGGCAGGCCGCCGCGCCGGCCGGCCAGGCCGAGCCACTGGTAACCGCTTTCTGCGCCGAACTGCGGGCACTAGGGCTGCCGGTCGAGACCGGCGAGTTCGGGGCCACCATGGCCGTGCACAGCGTGAACGACGGGCCGTTGACCATCCTGCTGGAGACGCCGGAACGGCACTGA
- the sigB gene encoding RNA polymerase sigma factor SigB — MTQPATKMTAQPNTKTNASKRRNAASHTLPGHRAPRTATPAPNAPVELDESTVAAEPVLDEAVLDETVLDEVNPVEATADLDEVVQAADLVRSYLNEIGKVSLLTAVEEVELSKRIEAGLYAAYLLSTSKRLALPRRRELQLLAADGETAKDLLLRANLRLVVSLAKRYTGRGMPFLDLIQEGNLGLIRAVEKFDYTKGFKFSTYATWWIRQAISRAMADQSRTIRLPVHLVEQINKMQRMRRELGQNLGRDATDAELASELDITVERLHELIDHARDLVSLDQTVGTDEDSALGDFIADSEATKPTEAVEFDLMRRQLAAILDSLEPREAAVVRLRYGLADGNPHTLDDIAKKFSLSRERIRQIERETMAKLRHPSRAQSLRDYLEA; from the coding sequence GTGACGCAACCAGCCACCAAGATGACAGCGCAGCCGAATACCAAGACGAACGCATCCAAGCGCCGCAACGCGGCTTCACATACCCTTCCGGGCCACCGCGCGCCCCGCACTGCCACACCCGCGCCCAACGCGCCCGTCGAGCTGGACGAATCCACCGTAGCCGCTGAGCCGGTTCTGGACGAAGCGGTCCTGGACGAGACCGTCCTGGACGAGGTGAACCCCGTCGAGGCGACCGCTGACCTGGACGAGGTGGTCCAGGCCGCTGACCTGGTTCGTTCCTACCTGAACGAGATCGGCAAGGTCTCGCTGCTGACGGCTGTCGAAGAGGTGGAGCTGTCCAAGCGAATCGAAGCCGGGCTGTACGCGGCGTACCTGCTGAGCACCAGCAAGCGGCTGGCCCTGCCGCGCCGACGCGAGCTGCAGCTGCTGGCCGCCGATGGCGAGACGGCCAAGGACCTGCTGCTGCGGGCCAACCTGCGGCTGGTGGTGTCACTGGCCAAGCGCTACACCGGCCGCGGCATGCCGTTCCTGGACCTGATCCAGGAGGGCAACCTGGGACTGATCCGGGCAGTGGAGAAGTTCGACTACACCAAGGGGTTCAAGTTCTCGACCTACGCGACCTGGTGGATCCGGCAGGCCATCAGCAGGGCGATGGCAGATCAGTCCCGCACCATCCGGCTGCCCGTCCACCTGGTCGAGCAGATCAACAAGATGCAGCGGATGCGCCGGGAACTGGGCCAGAACCTGGGCCGCGACGCCACCGACGCCGAGCTGGCCAGCGAGCTTGACATCACCGTCGAGCGGCTGCATGAGCTGATCGATCACGCCCGCGACCTGGTGAGCCTGGACCAGACGGTCGGCACCGACGAGGACTCCGCCCTCGGTGACTTCATCGCCGACAGTGAGGCCACCAAGCCGACCGAGGCTGTCGAGTTCGACCTGATGCGCCGCCAGCTCGCCGCCATCCTGGATTCGCTGGAGCCCCGCGAGGCGGCCGTCGTGCGGCTGCGGTACGGCCTGGCCGACGGCAACCCGCACACCCTGGACGACATCGCCAAGAAGTTCAGCCTGTCCCGTGAACGGATCCGCCAGATCGAGCGGGAGACGATGGCCAAGCTGCGCCACCCGTCACGCGCCCAGTCGCTTCGGGACTACCTCGAAGCCTGA
- a CDS encoding PHP domain-containing protein, with product MDPVNALRRIAFLLERSGAPTYRVKAFRRAAEVALTNAQQLEDRLRAGTLAELAGIGQVTAAVITEAATGRVPDYLAKLEEQEGPLVDLDPAGQRLRAALRGDLHSHSDWSDGGSPIEEMAITAIELGQQYLALTDHSPRLTVANGLTAERLASQLEILGALAPRLAPFRLLSGIEVDILDDGSLDQRADLLERLDVVVASVHSKLRMDSAAMTRRMVAAVQNPHTDILGHCTGRLMGAKPRPQSTFDAAAVFAACAEHGVAVEINCRPERLDPPRDLLRQAVEAGCLFSIDTDGHAPGQLDWQPYGCARAAECEVPPDRVINTWPVDQLLAWLNRSR from the coding sequence GTGGACCCCGTCAACGCCCTGCGCCGGATCGCGTTCCTGCTGGAGCGAAGCGGCGCCCCCACCTACCGGGTGAAGGCGTTCCGCCGGGCCGCCGAGGTGGCGCTGACCAACGCCCAGCAGCTGGAGGACCGGTTGCGGGCCGGCACCCTGGCCGAGCTCGCCGGCATCGGGCAGGTGACGGCGGCAGTGATCACCGAGGCGGCCACCGGACGGGTGCCGGACTACCTGGCCAAGCTGGAGGAGCAGGAAGGGCCGCTGGTCGACCTGGACCCCGCCGGGCAGCGCCTGCGGGCGGCGTTGCGTGGTGACCTGCACAGCCACTCGGACTGGAGTGACGGCGGCAGCCCGATCGAGGAGATGGCGATCACGGCCATCGAGCTGGGACAGCAGTACCTGGCGCTGACCGACCACTCCCCCAGGCTCACGGTGGCCAACGGCCTGACCGCCGAGCGGCTGGCCAGCCAGCTTGAGATCCTGGGGGCACTGGCGCCCCGGCTCGCGCCCTTCCGGCTGCTGAGCGGCATCGAGGTCGACATTCTCGACGACGGCAGCCTGGACCAGCGGGCTGACCTGCTGGAGCGGCTGGACGTGGTGGTCGCCTCGGTGCACTCGAAGCTGCGGATGGACTCGGCGGCGATGACCCGCCGGATGGTAGCGGCCGTCCAGAACCCGCACACCGACATCCTCGGGCACTGCACCGGCCGGTTGATGGGAGCCAAGCCCCGGCCACAGAGCACCTTCGACGCCGCCGCGGTGTTCGCCGCGTGCGCCGAGCACGGGGTGGCGGTGGAGATCAACTGCCGGCCAGAGCGGCTGGACCCGCCCCGGGACCTGTTGCGCCAGGCTGTCGAAGCCGGCTGCCTGTTCAGCATCGACACCGACGGGCACGCGCCGGGGCAGCTGGACTGGCAGCCCTACGGCTGCGCCCGGGCCGCCGAATGCGAGGTGCCGCCCGACCGGGTGATCAACACCTGGCCGGTCGACCAGCTGCTGGCCTGGCTCAACCGGTCTCGATAG
- a CDS encoding sulfurtransferase: protein MTHHSQQALIGVDELAAGLEDPGLILLDVRWQVSGPSQYPLYLAGHLPGAHWCDLETDLADPPGARGRHPLPDPRRLEARLRAWGVEPQSELVVYDQGNSVAAARAWWVLRWAGLEQVRVLDGGFEAWQRGGHPVRAELPSPAAGTVSVRPGSMPTLDADMAASWAAAGRLFDVRAVERFRGEVEPIDPVAGRIPGALNLPTTANVRPSGHFLPEPELRRRFSEAGAAERDAPVGVYCGSGVTAAHTVLAMRLAGIEAALYPGSWSEWITDPERPIETG, encoded by the coding sequence ATGACCCACCATTCCCAACAGGCTCTAATCGGCGTCGACGAGCTGGCCGCCGGCCTCGAAGACCCTGGCCTGATCCTGCTCGATGTCCGCTGGCAGGTGTCCGGCCCCTCCCAGTATCCGCTTTATCTCGCCGGCCACCTGCCAGGGGCCCACTGGTGTGACCTCGAGACCGACCTCGCCGACCCGCCCGGAGCCCGCGGCCGGCACCCGTTGCCCGATCCGCGCCGGCTGGAGGCCAGGCTGCGGGCCTGGGGCGTCGAGCCGCAGTCCGAGCTCGTGGTCTATGACCAGGGCAACTCGGTGGCCGCTGCCCGGGCCTGGTGGGTGTTGCGCTGGGCCGGGTTGGAGCAGGTTCGGGTACTCGACGGCGGGTTCGAGGCGTGGCAGCGCGGCGGCCATCCGGTGCGGGCCGAGCTGCCGTCACCGGCCGCCGGCACCGTCAGCGTCCGGCCGGGCAGCATGCCCACGCTGGATGCCGACATGGCCGCGTCCTGGGCAGCCGCCGGCCGGCTGTTCGACGTCCGGGCGGTTGAGCGGTTCCGCGGCGAGGTGGAGCCCATCGACCCGGTCGCCGGCCGGATACCGGGTGCGCTCAACCTGCCCACCACCGCCAACGTGCGGCCGTCAGGGCATTTCTTGCCTGAGCCGGAGTTGCGCCGGCGATTCTCCGAAGCCGGGGCGGCCGAGCGGGACGCGCCGGTCGGGGTGTACTGCGGCTCGGGCGTCACGGCGGCCCACACCGTGCTGGCGATGCGACTGGCCGGCATCGAGGCGGCGCTGTACCCGGGCTCGTGGAGCGAGTGGATCACCGACCCGGAGCGGCCTATCGAGACCGGTTGA
- a CDS encoding metal-dependent transcriptional regulator yields MNHHHSDLIDTTEMYLRTIYELEEEGVTPLRARIAERLSQSGPTVSQTVARMERDGLLQVESDRHLQLSERGRHLAVSVMRKHRLAERLLHDVIGLEWDQLHVEACRWEHVMSEAVERRIVAMLEGPLVCPHGNPIPGLEDLGLPAGGAGDAGLATLAASVTSDEVTVRIERISELLQPNVELMRQLSHSGVTPGLSVAVSRVPAGLHVAGAPDTELVLDEVAQHIFVTVPA; encoded by the coding sequence GTGAATCACCACCACAGCGACTTGATCGACACCACCGAGATGTACCTGCGCACTATCTATGAGCTGGAGGAAGAGGGCGTCACCCCGCTGCGGGCGCGGATCGCCGAGCGGCTGAGCCAGTCCGGGCCGACGGTGAGCCAGACGGTCGCCAGGATGGAGCGCGACGGCCTGCTGCAGGTCGAGAGCGACCGCCACCTGCAGCTGAGCGAGCGCGGCCGGCACCTGGCGGTGTCGGTGATGCGCAAGCATCGGTTGGCCGAACGGCTGCTGCACGACGTCATCGGGTTGGAATGGGACCAGTTGCACGTCGAGGCCTGCCGCTGGGAGCACGTGATGAGTGAGGCCGTGGAGCGCCGGATCGTGGCGATGCTCGAGGGTCCGCTGGTCTGCCCGCACGGCAATCCGATCCCCGGCCTGGAAGATCTCGGCCTGCCCGCCGGCGGCGCCGGTGACGCCGGGTTGGCGACGCTGGCCGCCTCGGTGACCTCTGATGAGGTGACGGTCCGGATCGAGCGGATCAGCGAGCTGCTGCAGCCCAATGTCGAGCTGATGCGGCAGCTGTCGCACTCCGGCGTGACTCCCGGGCTGTCGGTAGCGGTGTCCAGGGTGCCTGCCGGGCTGCATGTCGCCGGGGCTCCGGACACCGAACTGGTGCTGGACGAGGTGGCCCAGCACATCTTCGTCACGGTGCCGGCCTGA
- a CDS encoding DUF4192 domain-containing protein: MTSCELPRIRISDPGELIETVPYLLGFHPRESLVLIGFAGGAEQQQIQVTVRLDLPDPAAGGLDAEALRPLGDVLRRADSEAMAAVLVTESVRGDPRACEELTACRDLVTVTMAAAGVEVLDVLVATGRRWWSLCCERFECCPGAGHQRVLGCSEAAAQATFAGLVALPDRQAMAATLAGRSAEQRAALLPRLAEAELARTESADAEPADAEPVDAEPVDAEPVEAEPVEAEPAKDGGAPEQAGRRQAQVAALLAAAAENQPDLSAERLAGHAVALTDLAVRDALWLAVDDGAAGVSRLMAELHTRLPPPYDAAPLFLFGWSQWRAGNATLAMMAAERVLESQPGYSAAVLLVTAAQRGLDPRTVPALSWGRSG; this comes from the coding sequence ATGACTTCTTGCGAACTGCCCCGCATCCGGATCAGCGATCCCGGCGAGCTGATCGAAACGGTGCCCTACCTGCTGGGCTTTCACCCGCGCGAGAGCCTGGTGCTGATCGGTTTCGCCGGTGGCGCCGAGCAGCAGCAGATCCAGGTGACCGTCCGGCTCGACCTGCCAGACCCGGCGGCCGGCGGGCTGGACGCCGAGGCCCTGCGGCCGCTGGGGGACGTGCTGCGGCGCGCGGACTCCGAGGCGATGGCCGCCGTGCTGGTGACCGAGTCGGTCCGCGGTGACCCGCGGGCCTGCGAGGAGTTGACGGCCTGCCGGGACCTGGTGACGGTCACGATGGCAGCGGCGGGCGTCGAGGTCCTCGACGTGCTGGTGGCGACCGGGCGGCGCTGGTGGTCGCTGTGTTGCGAGCGGTTCGAGTGCTGCCCCGGCGCCGGGCACCAGCGGGTGCTCGGCTGCTCAGAGGCGGCCGCCCAGGCGACCTTCGCCGGGCTGGTGGCGCTGCCCGACCGGCAGGCCATGGCCGCAACCCTGGCCGGGCGCAGCGCTGAGCAGCGAGCGGCCCTGCTTCCACGGCTGGCCGAAGCCGAGCTGGCTCGAACCGAGTCGGCCGACGCTGAGCCGGCCGACGCTGAGCCGGTCGACGCTGAGCCGGTCGACGCTGAGCCGGTCGAAGCTGAGCCGGTCGAAGCTGAGCCGGCCAAGGACGGCGGCGCACCCGAGCAGGCCGGCCGGCGGCAAGCTCAGGTGGCTGCGCTGCTGGCGGCCGCGGCTGAGAACCAGCCTGACCTGAGTGCCGAGCGGCTGGCCGGCCACGCGGTGGCCCTGACCGATCTGGCGGTGCGGGACGCGCTCTGGCTGGCAGTCGACGACGGCGCCGCGGGGGTCAGCCGGCTGATGGCCGAGCTGCACACCAGGCTGCCACCGCCCTATGACGCCGCGCCGCTGTTCCTGTTCGGCTGGTCGCAGTGGCGCGCCGGCAACGCCACGCTGGCGATGATGGCCGCCGAACGGGTGCTGGAGTCCCAGCCCGGCTACTCGGCCGCCGTCCTGCTGGTCACCGCGGCACAGCGGGGGCTGGACCCGCGGACCGTGCCGGCCTTGAGCTGGGGCCGGTCGGGTTGA